Proteins co-encoded in one Bacillota bacterium genomic window:
- a CDS encoding PAS domain S-box protein — protein sequence MALRLLVLILLLVIPLPINIGLAYEGEFFWDEVLDVHGSVMLLIETETGRIVKANQAASAFYGYSLEELVGMGIDEINQLPPDQIERERQDAAAQERNYFIFPHRLKDGTVRTVEVYSYPVDPEGRYLFSIIHDITARIEAETTLVDYNQRLKRAEDISGIGHWEFHLTENRVVASEGAKRIYGLGDEEWTITAVQTIPLPPYREMLDLALANLIEKGEPYDVEFRIRRPSDGAIVDIRSIAEYDPEREVVFGTVMDVTQYHQLVRVAETQRNEIIVVIALLLLVSIGGIVILARHLRLRKRSEEQLAQSLDALRERERQLANLMNNLPGMAYRCRNDPHWTMLFVSDGVKELLGYEPEDLIGNSRVAYNDLILPSYHTQIWNAWQQVLKDKRTLTLEYEVRTASGEIKWVWEQGNGVYDENGELRFLEGLIMDITELKKTEAALRRREQDLEVTLQSIGDAVITTDTHGRITRMNPIAERLTGWSSEEAQGRPLNDVFRIISTITRQVHPDPVSQILRTGRVVGLANHTSLIARDGIEYQIADSAAPIVDLDGRILGVVLVFHDVTEIYQQRAALAQQERQFRELFQNSISAISVFRLVYDEAGNPEDCVFLRVNAAFEKYTGLRPDDVIGRRVTEILPDFRETGLLGISDEVLRTGKPRTIEMYFAPLQRYYYVSLYSTSDDQ from the coding sequence TTGGCCCTCAGACTCCTAGTCCTGATTTTGCTCCTAGTGATCCCCTTGCCGATCAACATTGGACTGGCCTACGAAGGTGAGTTCTTTTGGGATGAGGTCCTTGATGTCCATGGTAGCGTGATGCTCCTGATTGAAACGGAAACGGGAAGGATTGTAAAAGCAAATCAAGCGGCCAGCGCCTTTTACGGCTACTCCCTCGAAGAACTGGTGGGCATGGGTATCGATGAGATCAACCAGCTGCCTCCAGACCAGATAGAAAGGGAACGGCAAGACGCCGCAGCCCAAGAGCGAAACTACTTTATCTTTCCCCACCGTCTGAAGGATGGTACGGTGCGGACGGTGGAGGTCTATTCCTATCCTGTGGACCCCGAAGGCCGTTATCTTTTCTCTATTATCCACGACATCACTGCCCGAATTGAAGCAGAAACAACCCTGGTGGATTACAACCAACGTCTAAAGCGGGCCGAGGATATCAGCGGGATTGGCCACTGGGAGTTTCACTTGACAGAAAACCGGGTGGTGGCTTCCGAGGGGGCAAAGCGGATTTACGGTTTGGGTGACGAGGAGTGGACCATCACTGCGGTTCAAACCATCCCCCTGCCCCCGTATCGTGAAATGTTAGATCTTGCCCTGGCCAATCTGATTGAAAAGGGAGAGCCCTACGACGTTGAATTCCGGATCCGGCGTCCCAGTGACGGCGCAATCGTGGATATCCGCTCCATCGCTGAGTATGACCCCGAAAGGGAAGTGGTCTTCGGTACTGTGATGGACGTCACCCAGTACCATCAGTTGGTTCGGGTGGCCGAGACCCAACGAAATGAGATCATCGTGGTGATCGCGTTGCTCCTGCTGGTCAGTATCGGAGGGATTGTGATCTTGGCCAGGCACCTGCGATTGCGCAAAAGAAGCGAAGAACAGCTGGCCCAGTCCCTAGATGCCCTAAGGGAGCGGGAACGACAGCTGGCGAACCTGATGAACAACCTGCCGGGGATGGCGTACCGGTGTCGCAATGATCCCCACTGGACAATGCTTTTTGTTAGTGATGGGGTGAAGGAGCTCCTTGGCTATGAGCCCGAGGACCTGATCGGCAACAGCAGGGTCGCATACAACGATCTTATCCTGCCCAGTTATCACACCCAGATTTGGAACGCTTGGCAACAAGTGCTCAAAGACAAAAGGACCCTCACCCTGGAATACGAAGTCCGTACCGCCTCGGGAGAGATTAAATGGGTCTGGGAGCAGGGCAACGGGGTCTACGATGAGAATGGGGAATTACGCTTTCTGGAAGGCTTGATTATGGACATCACTGAGTTGAAGAAGACAGAGGCGGCCCTGCGGCGGCGGGAACAGGATTTAGAAGTGACCCTGCAGTCCATTGGTGATGCGGTGATTACCACCGATACCCACGGCCGCATTACCCGCATGAATCCCATCGCGGAAAGACTCACTGGGTGGTCCTCGGAGGAAGCTCAGGGACGGCCCCTTAACGATGTGTTTAGGATCATCAGCACCATCACCAGACAGGTCCATCCTGACCCTGTGTCCCAGATCCTGCGCACCGGCCGGGTGGTGGGATTGGCCAATCACACCAGCCTGATCGCCCGGGATGGGATCGAATACCAAATTGCCGACAGTGCGGCGCCTATTGTGGATTTGGATGGGCGGATCCTGGGGGTTGTGCTGGTTTTCCATGATGTCACCGAGATCTACCAACAACGGGCGGCCTTGGCGCAGCAGGAAAGACAATTCCGGGAGCTGTTCCAGAATTCCATCAGTGCCATTTCGGTGTTCCGGTTAGTCTATGATGAGGCAGGTAACCCGGAGGATTGTGTGTTCTTGCGGGTGAACGCCGCCTTTGAGAAGTATACCGGATTGCGACCCGATGATGTGATAGGTAGACGGGTGACGGAGATCCTTCCCGACTTTCGCGAAACAGGGTTGCTTGGGATTAGCGACGAGGTATTGCGTACCGGGAAGCCAAGAACCATAGAAATGTATTTTGCCCCCCTACAGCGATACTACTACGTCAGTCTTTATTCAACATCCGATGATCAGTT